ttcaaagtaCAAATGCCGGAGAATTTTAAGCCACGAAATTGGATGGTGAAACGATCGAGGTTCGAACCACTGCCAGCGGAAACAGCAAAGAAACTCCAGgaagaaaattcttacaaaagaCAGGGATTGGGAAGACACGATTTGAAGCCAGACGAACGAGGAAAATTATTACAAGAGAAATCGGAGCAAAAATCAGACCCAAAACCGAGTGCAAGTACAAGCAAATCGTATggcgataaaaatattttagataaaatctTGGAAAAATCAAGCAATTTTACGAAAGGAGGCGTCATTAACATGGAAGAGGAATTAAAACCCGAAAATTCAGTTACTCAAGACCCGAATGTGGTAAAAGAAAATCaagaagttcaaaaaaatgcggcaaaaataacggaaaaacTACCAAAAAGCACTCCTGGAGTGTTTATTCCTTTCGCAATCGATCCCTTGAAGCAGGAACGCTACGAAAAATTTCgagatttcaagaaaaatgagGAATTTGCAACAGCTGAGGAGTATTTGAAGTCATTGCAACCCTTCCACATGAGTGATTGGGACCGAGAATTCGAATTAAAGGAATTTACGCATGCTAAAAAGTTGTACAAACCGATGGAAGGACTAATGTTTGACaggtaaaaagtttttattttgatttttgaaccaaaaatttaactttttctttcatttttagatTCGTTTCTGAAGGAACCATCGACAAAGACAAACCAGAAGTGATAGAAACAAGCACGGGagtcataaaaatcattaaaatgaaaCGCACAAAAGTTCTGTGGAAGCCCCATAAGGACTTGTGCAAAAGATTTAACGTTCCCGAGCCATTTGGCGGCATGTTGATCGaagaaaaaccgaaaaaaggaacgaaattttccgtttttgaCTATATCGAAGTACCTACAAACTCGAAAACGAACTTTGTGACACCCGTAATTGTGCCTAAAAAAGTccaacaagcaaaaaaacctgaaaaacCGAGGGTTTCAGCTAAAGAGTTCTTCAATGAGGAACAAAAAGTGGTTGTGCCTAATTTATTTGGTcacaaaaaagatgaaaatcaagaaaaatcaaaagacgAGACAACTTCAAATGAAATTCCATCAACATCAACTAAGCAACTGCCATCATTCAATAAACCCAAAACCGAACTCGAGCAAAAAGTCGAAGAAAATCTCAACAAACGCCCCGAGGAGAAAAAAGatctttttaaatcaattttttgtgatacgTCAGACgaagaagaggaagaagaagCCAAACCTCCTGAAAAGCCTCCAATGTCGGATGCGGAAAAAATGAAGTTAATTGATGCCTTTGTTGGAATCAAACCTGCTGtagaattcaatattttacgaaataaATCGCCTCCACggggaattttcaaaaatattttggaagaaTCGCGTGCCAAGGAAGTTCCGGCatcgaaaaatgataaaaataaatcagattCGTCAGATAGCAGCAGTGACAGTGACGCATCAGACAAAGAAGAAGGATTTTATGGGCCGAAATTGCCATCAGCAAAACCTGAAATAGCTCCAACAAGTTCTAATCAAGTGCCGTCAGCTGAAGCTTCACATGCGTTTTTAAGTTCGAGCATCGATAACCGATTATCCGAACtgctgaagaaaaataaagaagccGTTGTCTTTGAAGAATGGGTCGAAAAAGATAGCAAGAGtagcaaaaagaagaaaaagaaggagAAACACAGCAAAAGTagtaaaaagtcgaaaaaacataagaaggaaaaaaagaaaaaggataaaaaataaatttttatttaatttatttaaacgtaattttttttttacttcagaatttttattaaaaaattattttcttccttgaaaaggatttttttcgtggaatttcttatcattttaaCACCTTTTGCTTCGAAAACGattatcatctttttttttcttgtgaattttaattttatatttttttttatttttaagaaattttattcattattttattttctcagaattttattaagaaaatttttttttctcaaactggtccatttatttatcttcCTTTCATTCATGcactcattcaaaaaatttctacgttccaatttttgtcccattcaTAAAATGAAACTGTCACCCGAATCATTGAGAAAagcgaaacaaaacaaaaaagtaaacattgaagtacgaaaaaaagttttcgctttatttttgcttgaattattaaataattaagtaccaaaatt
The sequence above is drawn from the Culicoides brevitarsis isolate CSIRO-B50_1 chromosome 1, AGI_CSIRO_Cbre_v1, whole genome shotgun sequence genome and encodes:
- the LOC134826993 gene encoding G patch domain-containing protein 1 homolog — its product is MDDDSEFQLFGTPLKPFEEDQIPSNRPVNVQDQIVRDENGRRRFHGAFTGGFSAGFWNTVGSLEGWKPSEFKSSRGEKAQARQQKPTDFMDDEDLGEFGIAPQRVKTMEDFSDSGPSSNRGVKRKHETVGPIPGVPVLETLMAPVKDKIAVRILRKMGWKDGQGVGARLTKKEKKRAKERNAKEMYIAKKYGCDMGPFAKSQAQSESDGDESDDSDYEITFAPDDFDPFVVTVKDNSFGLGYSGLNREPVLNQSFKLFDTLEVYDKKTNKKLSIKGQAFGVGALEDDDEDIYMRDDMSKYDFTLDDHKKPKMKAIAAPPKFNDIIEGFTKPKDAKKTFQKIFKVQMPENFKPRNWMVKRSRFEPLPAETAKKLQEENSYKRQGLGRHDLKPDERGKLLQEKSEQKSDPKPSASTSKSYGDKNILDKILEKSSNFTKGGVINMEEELKPENSVTQDPNVVKENQEVQKNAAKITEKLPKSTPGVFIPFAIDPLKQERYEKFRDFKKNEEFATAEEYLKSLQPFHMSDWDREFELKEFTHAKKLYKPMEGLMFDRFVSEGTIDKDKPEVIETSTGVIKIIKMKRTKVLWKPHKDLCKRFNVPEPFGGMLIEEKPKKGTKFSVFDYIEVPTNSKTNFVTPVIVPKKVQQAKKPEKPRVSAKEFFNEEQKVVVPNLFGHKKDENQEKSKDETTSNEIPSTSTKQLPSFNKPKTELEQKVEENLNKRPEEKKDLFKSIFCDTSDEEEEEEAKPPEKPPMSDAEKMKLIDAFVGIKPAVEFNILRNKSPPRGIFKNILEESRAKEVPASKNDKNKSDSSDSSSDSDASDKEEGFYGPKLPSAKPEIAPTSSNQVPSAEASHAFLSSSIDNRLSELLKKNKEAVVFEEWVEKDSKSSKKKKKKEKHSKSSKKSKKHKKEKKKKDKK